Proteins encoded together in one Carya illinoinensis cultivar Pawnee chromosome 3, C.illinoinensisPawnee_v1, whole genome shotgun sequence window:
- the LOC122303310 gene encoding acetyl-coenzyme A synthetase, chloroplastic/glyoxysomal isoform X3, with protein MDSSPRKILKTSYHLRHVESMKILPSGAGNISRLNAVILGESLASEENDLVFPSEEFSGQALVSSPEKYLEMYKRSIEDPAGFWSDIASSEFYWKEKWGQQVYSENLDVRKGKIKIEWFKGGVTNICYNCLDKNVEAGLGDKIALYWEGNEPGVDGTLTYSQLLQNVCQLANYLKDIGVKKGDAVVIYLPMLVELPIAMLACARIGAVHSVVFAGFSAESLAQRIVDCKPKVVITCNAVKRGSKVIHLKDIVDAALIEAARNNVSVDVSLAYENHSAMNRESTNWKEGRDIWWQDVVPKYPTTCEAEWVDSEDPLFLLYTSGSTGKPKGVLHTTGGYMVYTATTFKYAFDYKPSDVYWCTADCGWITGHSYVTYGPLLNGASVVVYEGAPNYPDSGRCWDIVDKYKVTIFYTAPTLVRSLMRDGDEYVTQYSRKSLRVLGSVGEPINPSAWRWFFNVVGDSRCPISDTWWQTETGGFMMTPLPGAWPQKPGSATFPFFGVQPVIVDEKGVEIEGECNGYLCVKSSWPGAFRTLYGDHERYETTYFKPFPGYYFSGDGCSRDKDGYHWLTGRVDDVINVSGHRIGTAEVESALVSHPQCAEAAVVGVEHEVKGQGIYAFVTLVDGVDYSEELRKSLVHAVRSQIGAFAAPDKIHWAPGLPKTRSGKIMRRILRKIAARQLDELGDTSTLADPNVVEQLIELADR; from the exons ATGGACTCGTCTCCTCGCAAGATTCTCAAGACGTCCTATCACCTGCGCCATGTTGAATCGATGAAAATTCTGCCGTCCGGCGCCGGAAACATTTCTCGTTTGAACGCTGTCATTTTGGGCGAATCCCTCGCTTCTGAAGAGAATGATCTTGTCTTTCCCAGTGAGGAATTCTCTGGACAGGCACTCGTTTCTTCCCCCGAGAAG TATTTGGAGATGTATAAAAGATCGATCGAGGACCCTGCTGGATTTTGGTCCGATATCGCATCATCTGAGTTCTATTGGAAAGAGAAATGGGGCCAACAAGTCTACTCTGAGAACCTCGACGTCAGGAAAGGCAAAATCAAAATTGAG TGGTTCAAGGGCGGTGTCACCAATATTTGCTACAATTGCTTAGATAAAAATGTTGAAGCTGGACTTGGGGACAAAATTGCCCTTTACTGGGAAGGAAACGAACCTGGTGTTGATGGCACTTTAACATACAGCCAGCTTCTCCAAAACGTTTGTCAG CTTGCAAACTACTTGAAAGATATTGGTGTCAAAAAGGGTGATGCCGTCGTGATTTATTTGCCAATGCTCGTGGAACTTCCCATTGCAATGCTCGCATGCGCTCGCATTGGTGCTGTTCACTCG GTTGTATTTGCTGGATTTTCTGCAGAATCTCTTGCCCAGAGAATCGTGGACTGCAAACCAAAGGTTGTGATTACTTGCAATGCTGTCAAAAGGGGCTCGAAGGTTATCCACCTCAAAGACATAGTTGATGCTGCCCTCATTGAAGCAGCTCGAAATAATGTCTCTGTAG ATGTGAGCTTAGCCTATGAAAACCATTCCGCAATGAACAGAGAAAGTACTAATTGGAAAGAAGGAAGAGATATATGGTGGCAG GATGTTGTTCCTAAATATCCAACTACTTGTGAGGCGGAGTGGGTTGACTCAGAGGATCCACTTTTTCTTCTCTATACTAGTGGGAGCACTGGAAAGCCAAAG GGCGTTCTCCATACAACTGGAGGATATATGGTGTATACTGCAACAACATTCAAGTATGCATTTGACTACAAACCATCTGATGTCTACTG GTGTACAGCTGACTGTGGTTGGATTACTGGACACAGCTATGTCACTTATGGACCGCTGCTAAATGGCGCGTCTGTTGTTGTGTATGAAGGG GCTCCTAATTATCCTGATTCTGGCCGCTGTTGGGACATTGTTGACAAATACAAGGTCACAATATTCTACACCGCACCCACGTTGGTGCGGTCCCTCATGCGTGATGGTGATGAA TATGTTACCCAGTACTCAAGGAAATCCTTGCGGGTTCTTGGAAGTGTGGGAGAGCCTATTAATCCAAGTGCATGGAG GTGGTTTTTCAATGTAGTTGGAGATTCAAGGTGCCCTATATCTGACACGTGGTGGCAAACTGAAACTGGTGGCTTCATG ATGACTCCGTTGCCTGGTGCTTGGCCTCAGAAGCCTGGTTCTGCTACTTTTCCTTTCTTTGGGGTTCAG CCTGTCATAGTAGATGAGAAGGGTGTTGAGATTGAAGGCGAGTGCAATGGGTACCTATGTGTTAAAAGCTCATGGCCAGGGGCATTCCGTACACTTTATGGTGATCATGAAAGATACGAGACAACATACTTCAAGCCGTTCCCTGGCTATTATTTCAGTGGTGATGGCTGCAGCAG GGACAAGGATGGATACCACTGGCTTACTGGAAGAGTTGATGATGTTATCAATGTTAG TGGACATCGCATTGGCACAGCAGAAGTGGAATCTGCTCTTGTCTCCCATCCCCAATGTGCAGAAGCTGCTGTGGTCGGTGTGGAGCATGAG GTTAAAGGACAGGGTATTTATGCATTTGTGACTCTAGTGGATGGAGTTGATTACAGTGAGGAACTCCGGAAAAGCCTCGTACATGCAGTCCGGAGCCAG ATAGGGGCCTTTGCTGCACCTGACAAAATCCATTGGGCACCTGGCCTTCCAAAAACGAGGAGCGGAAAAATAATGAGGAGGATCCTGAGAAAAATTGCTGCCAGGCAGTTAGATGAGCTTGGAGATACTAGCACGCTTGCAGATCCAAATGTGGTCGAACAGCTAATTGAACTTGCTGATCGCTAA
- the LOC122303310 gene encoding acetyl-coenzyme A synthetase, chloroplastic/glyoxysomal isoform X2 produces MVTLSNLFHNNVLVVAAGSPPPVPDFSVYSSFNQLPLFSSSKFSTCPLSTPLPSKTTACKVSYWPSRFDTGGRIGRSGCGSVVMDSSPRKILKTSYHLRHVESMKILPSGAGNISRLNAVILGESLASEENDLVFPSEEFSGQALVSSPEKYLEMYKRSIEDPAGFWSDIASSEFYWKEKWGQQVYSENLDVRKGKIKIEWFKGGVTNICYNCLDKNVEAGLGDKIALYWEGNEPGVDGTLTYSQLLQNVCQLANYLKDIGVKKGDAVVIYLPMLVELPIAMLACARIGAVHSVVFAGFSAESLAQRIVDCKPKVVITCNAVKRGSKVIHLKDIVDAALIEAARNNVSVDVSLAYENHSAMNRESTNWKEGRDIWWQDVVPKYPTTCEAEWVDSEDPLFLLYTSGSTGKPKGVLHTTGGYMVYTATTFKYAFDYKPSDVYWCTADCGWITGHSYVTYGPLLNGASVVVYEGAPNYPDSGRCWDIVDKYKVTIFYTAPTLVRSLMRDGDEYVTQYSRKSLRVLGSVGEPINPSAWRWFFNVVGDSRCPISDTWWQTETGGFMMTPLPGAWPQKPGSATFPFFGVQPVIVDEKGVEIEGECNGYLCVKSSWPGAFRTLYGDHERYETTYFKPFPGYYFSGDGCSRDKDGYHWLTGRVDDVINVSGHRIGTAEVESALVSHPQCAEAAVVGVEHEVKGQGIYAFVTLVDGVDYSEELRKSLVHAVRSQIGAFAAPDKIHWAPGLPKTRSGKIMRRILRKIAARQLDELGDTSTLADPNVVEQLIELADR; encoded by the exons ATGGTTACTCTCTCTAACTTGTTCCATAATAACGTCTTGGTTGTGGCTGCTGGTTCTCCTCCTCCGGTACCCGATTTCTCCGTATATTCCTCGTTTAATCAACTCCCATTATTCTCCTCTTCTAAATTCAGTACTTGTCCTCTTAGTACTCCTCTGCCGAGCAAAACGACAGCTTGTAAAGTTAGTTATTGGCCGTCCAGATTTGACACCGGCGGCAGAATCGGGAGATCGGGTTGTGGAAGCGTCGTAATGGACTCGTCTCCTCGCAAGATTCTCAAGACGTCCTATCACCTGCGCCATGTTGAATCGATGAAAATTCTGCCGTCCGGCGCCGGAAACATTTCTCGTTTGAACGCTGTCATTTTGGGCGAATCCCTCGCTTCTGAAGAGAATGATCTTGTCTTTCCCAGTGAGGAATTCTCTGGACAGGCACTCGTTTCTTCCCCCGAGAAG TATTTGGAGATGTATAAAAGATCGATCGAGGACCCTGCTGGATTTTGGTCCGATATCGCATCATCTGAGTTCTATTGGAAAGAGAAATGGGGCCAACAAGTCTACTCTGAGAACCTCGACGTCAGGAAAGGCAAAATCAAAATTGAG TGGTTCAAGGGCGGTGTCACCAATATTTGCTACAATTGCTTAGATAAAAATGTTGAAGCTGGACTTGGGGACAAAATTGCCCTTTACTGGGAAGGAAACGAACCTGGTGTTGATGGCACTTTAACATACAGCCAGCTTCTCCAAAACGTTTGTCAG CTTGCAAACTACTTGAAAGATATTGGTGTCAAAAAGGGTGATGCCGTCGTGATTTATTTGCCAATGCTCGTGGAACTTCCCATTGCAATGCTCGCATGCGCTCGCATTGGTGCTGTTCACTCG GTTGTATTTGCTGGATTTTCTGCAGAATCTCTTGCCCAGAGAATCGTGGACTGCAAACCAAAGGTTGTGATTACTTGCAATGCTGTCAAAAGGGGCTCGAAGGTTATCCACCTCAAAGACATAGTTGATGCTGCCCTCATTGAAGCAGCTCGAAATAATGTCTCTGTAG ATGTGAGCTTAGCCTATGAAAACCATTCCGCAATGAACAGAGAAAGTACTAATTGGAAAGAAGGAAGAGATATATGGTGGCAG GATGTTGTTCCTAAATATCCAACTACTTGTGAGGCGGAGTGGGTTGACTCAGAGGATCCACTTTTTCTTCTCTATACTAGTGGGAGCACTGGAAAGCCAAAG GGCGTTCTCCATACAACTGGAGGATATATGGTGTATACTGCAACAACATTCAAGTATGCATTTGACTACAAACCATCTGATGTCTACTG GTGTACAGCTGACTGTGGTTGGATTACTGGACACAGCTATGTCACTTATGGACCGCTGCTAAATGGCGCGTCTGTTGTTGTGTATGAAGGG GCTCCTAATTATCCTGATTCTGGCCGCTGTTGGGACATTGTTGACAAATACAAGGTCACAATATTCTACACCGCACCCACGTTGGTGCGGTCCCTCATGCGTGATGGTGATGAA TATGTTACCCAGTACTCAAGGAAATCCTTGCGGGTTCTTGGAAGTGTGGGAGAGCCTATTAATCCAAGTGCATGGAG GTGGTTTTTCAATGTAGTTGGAGATTCAAGGTGCCCTATATCTGACACGTGGTGGCAAACTGAAACTGGTGGCTTCATG ATGACTCCGTTGCCTGGTGCTTGGCCTCAGAAGCCTGGTTCTGCTACTTTTCCTTTCTTTGGGGTTCAG CCTGTCATAGTAGATGAGAAGGGTGTTGAGATTGAAGGCGAGTGCAATGGGTACCTATGTGTTAAAAGCTCATGGCCAGGGGCATTCCGTACACTTTATGGTGATCATGAAAGATACGAGACAACATACTTCAAGCCGTTCCCTGGCTATTATTTCAGTGGTGATGGCTGCAGCAG GGACAAGGATGGATACCACTGGCTTACTGGAAGAGTTGATGATGTTATCAATGTTAG TGGACATCGCATTGGCACAGCAGAAGTGGAATCTGCTCTTGTCTCCCATCCCCAATGTGCAGAAGCTGCTGTGGTCGGTGTGGAGCATGAG GTTAAAGGACAGGGTATTTATGCATTTGTGACTCTAGTGGATGGAGTTGATTACAGTGAGGAACTCCGGAAAAGCCTCGTACATGCAGTCCGGAGCCAG ATAGGGGCCTTTGCTGCACCTGACAAAATCCATTGGGCACCTGGCCTTCCAAAAACGAGGAGCGGAAAAATAATGAGGAGGATCCTGAGAAAAATTGCTGCCAGGCAGTTAGATGAGCTTGGAGATACTAGCACGCTTGCAGATCCAAATGTGGTCGAACAGCTAATTGAACTTGCTGATCGCTAA
- the LOC122303310 gene encoding acetyl-coenzyme A synthetase, chloroplastic/glyoxysomal isoform X1, with the protein MVGWSNNRMVTLSNLFHNNVLVVAAGSPPPVPDFSVYSSFNQLPLFSSSKFSTCPLSTPLPSKTTACKVSYWPSRFDTGGRIGRSGCGSVVMDSSPRKILKTSYHLRHVESMKILPSGAGNISRLNAVILGESLASEENDLVFPSEEFSGQALVSSPEKYLEMYKRSIEDPAGFWSDIASSEFYWKEKWGQQVYSENLDVRKGKIKIEWFKGGVTNICYNCLDKNVEAGLGDKIALYWEGNEPGVDGTLTYSQLLQNVCQLANYLKDIGVKKGDAVVIYLPMLVELPIAMLACARIGAVHSVVFAGFSAESLAQRIVDCKPKVVITCNAVKRGSKVIHLKDIVDAALIEAARNNVSVDVSLAYENHSAMNRESTNWKEGRDIWWQDVVPKYPTTCEAEWVDSEDPLFLLYTSGSTGKPKGVLHTTGGYMVYTATTFKYAFDYKPSDVYWCTADCGWITGHSYVTYGPLLNGASVVVYEGAPNYPDSGRCWDIVDKYKVTIFYTAPTLVRSLMRDGDEYVTQYSRKSLRVLGSVGEPINPSAWRWFFNVVGDSRCPISDTWWQTETGGFMMTPLPGAWPQKPGSATFPFFGVQPVIVDEKGVEIEGECNGYLCVKSSWPGAFRTLYGDHERYETTYFKPFPGYYFSGDGCSRDKDGYHWLTGRVDDVINVSGHRIGTAEVESALVSHPQCAEAAVVGVEHEVKGQGIYAFVTLVDGVDYSEELRKSLVHAVRSQIGAFAAPDKIHWAPGLPKTRSGKIMRRILRKIAARQLDELGDTSTLADPNVVEQLIELADR; encoded by the exons ATGGTGGGCTGGTCAAACAACAGGATGGTTACTCTCTCTAACTTGTTCCATAATAACGTCTTGGTTGTGGCTGCTGGTTCTCCTCCTCCGGTACCCGATTTCTCCGTATATTCCTCGTTTAATCAACTCCCATTATTCTCCTCTTCTAAATTCAGTACTTGTCCTCTTAGTACTCCTCTGCCGAGCAAAACGACAGCTTGTAAAGTTAGTTATTGGCCGTCCAGATTTGACACCGGCGGCAGAATCGGGAGATCGGGTTGTGGAAGCGTCGTAATGGACTCGTCTCCTCGCAAGATTCTCAAGACGTCCTATCACCTGCGCCATGTTGAATCGATGAAAATTCTGCCGTCCGGCGCCGGAAACATTTCTCGTTTGAACGCTGTCATTTTGGGCGAATCCCTCGCTTCTGAAGAGAATGATCTTGTCTTTCCCAGTGAGGAATTCTCTGGACAGGCACTCGTTTCTTCCCCCGAGAAG TATTTGGAGATGTATAAAAGATCGATCGAGGACCCTGCTGGATTTTGGTCCGATATCGCATCATCTGAGTTCTATTGGAAAGAGAAATGGGGCCAACAAGTCTACTCTGAGAACCTCGACGTCAGGAAAGGCAAAATCAAAATTGAG TGGTTCAAGGGCGGTGTCACCAATATTTGCTACAATTGCTTAGATAAAAATGTTGAAGCTGGACTTGGGGACAAAATTGCCCTTTACTGGGAAGGAAACGAACCTGGTGTTGATGGCACTTTAACATACAGCCAGCTTCTCCAAAACGTTTGTCAG CTTGCAAACTACTTGAAAGATATTGGTGTCAAAAAGGGTGATGCCGTCGTGATTTATTTGCCAATGCTCGTGGAACTTCCCATTGCAATGCTCGCATGCGCTCGCATTGGTGCTGTTCACTCG GTTGTATTTGCTGGATTTTCTGCAGAATCTCTTGCCCAGAGAATCGTGGACTGCAAACCAAAGGTTGTGATTACTTGCAATGCTGTCAAAAGGGGCTCGAAGGTTATCCACCTCAAAGACATAGTTGATGCTGCCCTCATTGAAGCAGCTCGAAATAATGTCTCTGTAG ATGTGAGCTTAGCCTATGAAAACCATTCCGCAATGAACAGAGAAAGTACTAATTGGAAAGAAGGAAGAGATATATGGTGGCAG GATGTTGTTCCTAAATATCCAACTACTTGTGAGGCGGAGTGGGTTGACTCAGAGGATCCACTTTTTCTTCTCTATACTAGTGGGAGCACTGGAAAGCCAAAG GGCGTTCTCCATACAACTGGAGGATATATGGTGTATACTGCAACAACATTCAAGTATGCATTTGACTACAAACCATCTGATGTCTACTG GTGTACAGCTGACTGTGGTTGGATTACTGGACACAGCTATGTCACTTATGGACCGCTGCTAAATGGCGCGTCTGTTGTTGTGTATGAAGGG GCTCCTAATTATCCTGATTCTGGCCGCTGTTGGGACATTGTTGACAAATACAAGGTCACAATATTCTACACCGCACCCACGTTGGTGCGGTCCCTCATGCGTGATGGTGATGAA TATGTTACCCAGTACTCAAGGAAATCCTTGCGGGTTCTTGGAAGTGTGGGAGAGCCTATTAATCCAAGTGCATGGAG GTGGTTTTTCAATGTAGTTGGAGATTCAAGGTGCCCTATATCTGACACGTGGTGGCAAACTGAAACTGGTGGCTTCATG ATGACTCCGTTGCCTGGTGCTTGGCCTCAGAAGCCTGGTTCTGCTACTTTTCCTTTCTTTGGGGTTCAG CCTGTCATAGTAGATGAGAAGGGTGTTGAGATTGAAGGCGAGTGCAATGGGTACCTATGTGTTAAAAGCTCATGGCCAGGGGCATTCCGTACACTTTATGGTGATCATGAAAGATACGAGACAACATACTTCAAGCCGTTCCCTGGCTATTATTTCAGTGGTGATGGCTGCAGCAG GGACAAGGATGGATACCACTGGCTTACTGGAAGAGTTGATGATGTTATCAATGTTAG TGGACATCGCATTGGCACAGCAGAAGTGGAATCTGCTCTTGTCTCCCATCCCCAATGTGCAGAAGCTGCTGTGGTCGGTGTGGAGCATGAG GTTAAAGGACAGGGTATTTATGCATTTGTGACTCTAGTGGATGGAGTTGATTACAGTGAGGAACTCCGGAAAAGCCTCGTACATGCAGTCCGGAGCCAG ATAGGGGCCTTTGCTGCACCTGACAAAATCCATTGGGCACCTGGCCTTCCAAAAACGAGGAGCGGAAAAATAATGAGGAGGATCCTGAGAAAAATTGCTGCCAGGCAGTTAGATGAGCTTGGAGATACTAGCACGCTTGCAGATCCAAATGTGGTCGAACAGCTAATTGAACTTGCTGATCGCTAA
- the LOC122303313 gene encoding F-box protein At3g07870-like isoform X2 gives MARGSKTRRTKSHSHASGKKKRNATDQEEQQRGALVETPGQSSLSLLPLMILTDILLRLPFKTIFSCRCVCKTWLSILLDPVFAQMYRARAPSSIILQPQNDILKHYLYAVDLEASDSNNHAISISHYSNRVKFDTQTQLSPQNKLSLVDSCNGLILLCESFRMDLLAERLYVCNPISGEFVIVRPIRPNLPHWVSPRLGFCPKARKFKVVIFVNKENAADEKMPTDVYTLGREGGWRSVLMKYDVRSSVRDTTFLNGFIHFLWGRAIPELLIRSFDVENEKFQPVPPPPLLDSSLKTGGQSMSLGVLGGCLTLAEFPYDDGRCFHVWVMKEYGVQASWTKEWSIDVQIDIPMYSVPHCHIVGLLGNGDILILHHEKTLFSFNRANRTCKYHRIDKIHYFQALPYVPNFSSLSEFASGEDVFNARFRMF, from the exons ATGGCAAGAGGAAGCAAAACCAGGAGGACAAAATCCCATTCCCATGCATCCGgcaagaagaagagaaatgcAACTGATCAAGAAGAACAACAGCGAGGAGCACTGGTCGAAACGCCCGGCCAAAGCTCTCTCTCACTGCTTCCCCTGATGATTCTCACAGACATTCTCTTGAGACTGCCTTTCAAGACCATATTCAGTTGCAGGTGTGTGTGCAAAACATGGCTCAGTATTCTCTTAGACCCTGTCTTCGCCCAAATGTATCGAGCAAGAGCGCCCTCCAGCATCATCCTCCAACCTCAAAACGACATCCTTAAACATTACCTTTACGCGGTCGATCTCGAGGCATCTGACAGTAATAATCATGCTATTAGTATTAGTCACTATAGCAATAGAGTGAAGTTTGACACTCAAACTCAATTGTCTCCCCAAAACAAACTCAGTCTGGTGGATTCTTGCAATGGTTTGATTCTTCTGTGCGAGTCGTTCCGCATGGACCTGTTGGCAGAGAGGTTATATGTATGTAACCCGATATCGGGCGAGTTCGTGATTGTTAGACCCATCAGGCCCAACCTGCCGCATTGGGTGTCTCCGCGGCTTGGGTTCTGTCCCAAGGCCCGGAAGTTCAAGGTGGTTATATTTGTGAACAAGGAGAATGCAGCTGATGAAAAAATGCCCACTGATGTGTACACGCTTGGCAGGGAGGGAGGTTGGAGGAGTGTTCTAATGAAGTATGATGTGCGCAGCAGCGTGCGTGACACTACCTTTCTGAAtggatttattcattttctctggGGCCGTGCTATACCTGAATTATTAATACGTTCCTTTGATGTCGAGAACGAGAAGTTCCAACCGGTTCCACCACCTCCCCTCCTTGATTCATCTCTAAAGACAGGGGGGCAAAGTATGAGCCTGGGCGTACTGGGGGGCTGTCTTACCTTGGCTGAATTTCCTTATGATGATGGTAGGTGCTTTCACGTTTGGGTAATGAAGGAATATGGTGTCCAAGCGTCTTGGACTAAGGAATGGTCCATTGATGTCCAGATCGACATACCTATGTATTCCGTACCCCATTGTCATATAGTAGGGTTGCTCGGCAATGGAGACATCTTGATTTTACATCATGAGAAAACTCTGTTTTCTTTCAATCGAGCGAATCGTACTTGCAAATATCACAGAATTGACAAAATACATTACTTTCAAGCGCTGCCTTATGTTCCCAACTTTTCTTCACTTAGTGAGTTCGCAAGTGGAGAAGATGTGTTTAATGCCAGATTCAG AATGTTTTAA
- the LOC122303313 gene encoding F-box protein At3g07870-like isoform X1 produces MARGSKTRRTKSHSHASGKKKRNATDQEEQQRGALVETPGQSSLSLLPLMILTDILLRLPFKTIFSCRCVCKTWLSILLDPVFAQMYRARAPSSIILQPQNDILKHYLYAVDLEASDSNNHAISISHYSNRVKFDTQTQLSPQNKLSLVDSCNGLILLCESFRMDLLAERLYVCNPISGEFVIVRPIRPNLPHWVSPRLGFCPKARKFKVVIFVNKENAADEKMPTDVYTLGREGGWRSVLMKYDVRSSVRDTTFLNGFIHFLWGRAIPELLIRSFDVENEKFQPVPPPPLLDSSLKTGGQSMSLGVLGGCLTLAEFPYDDGRCFHVWVMKEYGVQASWTKEWSIDVQIDIPMYSVPHCHIVGLLGNGDILILHHEKTLFSFNRANRTCKYHRIDKIHYFQALPYVPNFSSLSEFASGEDVFNARFRICMYLQAVVLIFFWLYCFHSVTKIIRPFYVKKMKDKRSSVTIFVICKKNFFFISFICKRT; encoded by the exons ATGGCAAGAGGAAGCAAAACCAGGAGGACAAAATCCCATTCCCATGCATCCGgcaagaagaagagaaatgcAACTGATCAAGAAGAACAACAGCGAGGAGCACTGGTCGAAACGCCCGGCCAAAGCTCTCTCTCACTGCTTCCCCTGATGATTCTCACAGACATTCTCTTGAGACTGCCTTTCAAGACCATATTCAGTTGCAGGTGTGTGTGCAAAACATGGCTCAGTATTCTCTTAGACCCTGTCTTCGCCCAAATGTATCGAGCAAGAGCGCCCTCCAGCATCATCCTCCAACCTCAAAACGACATCCTTAAACATTACCTTTACGCGGTCGATCTCGAGGCATCTGACAGTAATAATCATGCTATTAGTATTAGTCACTATAGCAATAGAGTGAAGTTTGACACTCAAACTCAATTGTCTCCCCAAAACAAACTCAGTCTGGTGGATTCTTGCAATGGTTTGATTCTTCTGTGCGAGTCGTTCCGCATGGACCTGTTGGCAGAGAGGTTATATGTATGTAACCCGATATCGGGCGAGTTCGTGATTGTTAGACCCATCAGGCCCAACCTGCCGCATTGGGTGTCTCCGCGGCTTGGGTTCTGTCCCAAGGCCCGGAAGTTCAAGGTGGTTATATTTGTGAACAAGGAGAATGCAGCTGATGAAAAAATGCCCACTGATGTGTACACGCTTGGCAGGGAGGGAGGTTGGAGGAGTGTTCTAATGAAGTATGATGTGCGCAGCAGCGTGCGTGACACTACCTTTCTGAAtggatttattcattttctctggGGCCGTGCTATACCTGAATTATTAATACGTTCCTTTGATGTCGAGAACGAGAAGTTCCAACCGGTTCCACCACCTCCCCTCCTTGATTCATCTCTAAAGACAGGGGGGCAAAGTATGAGCCTGGGCGTACTGGGGGGCTGTCTTACCTTGGCTGAATTTCCTTATGATGATGGTAGGTGCTTTCACGTTTGGGTAATGAAGGAATATGGTGTCCAAGCGTCTTGGACTAAGGAATGGTCCATTGATGTCCAGATCGACATACCTATGTATTCCGTACCCCATTGTCATATAGTAGGGTTGCTCGGCAATGGAGACATCTTGATTTTACATCATGAGAAAACTCTGTTTTCTTTCAATCGAGCGAATCGTACTTGCAAATATCACAGAATTGACAAAATACATTACTTTCAAGCGCTGCCTTATGTTCCCAACTTTTCTTCACTTAGTGAGTTCGCAAGTGGAGAAGATGTGTTTAATGCCAGATTCAG AATTTGCATGTATCTTCAAGCCGTGGTGTTGATCTTCTTTTGGTTGTATTGCTTTCATAGTGTAACTAAGATTATACGTCCTTTTTatgtaaagaaaatgaaagacaaaAGAAGTTCTGTAACCATTTTTGTTATATGTaaaaagaactttttttttataagttttatatGTAAAAGAACTTAA